The Corynebacterium vitaeruminis DSM 20294 genome window below encodes:
- a CDS encoding DUF5318 family protein produces MMQRSGEISHRLTRARTLGQWRAGAIARRDLCDADFILVTASRFHGNPAGYPCPVCEGKDLRIVYWVYGDELGKASSTARSMEEIEAFVAEGKTFRVHTVEVCPSCRWNHLLSEVTVTNGGASDGG; encoded by the coding sequence ATGATGCAACGAAGCGGCGAGATCTCGCACCGGCTGACCCGCGCGAGGACGCTCGGACAGTGGCGGGCCGGGGCGATCGCCAGGCGCGATCTCTGCGATGCGGACTTCATCTTGGTGACGGCCTCGCGCTTCCACGGAAACCCGGCGGGGTACCCTTGCCCCGTGTGCGAAGGCAAAGACCTGCGGATCGTGTACTGGGTCTACGGCGATGAACTGGGCAAGGCCTCCTCCACGGCCCGCAGCATGGAGGAGATCGAGGCCTTCGTGGCTGAGGGGAAGACCTTCCGCGTCCACACCGTAGAAGTCTGCCCCTCCTGCCGCTGGAACCACCTCCTCAGCGAGGTCACGGTCACTAATGGCGGGGCCAGTGACGGGGGATAA
- a CDS encoding MarR family winged helix-turn-helix transcriptional regulator, with product MTSQTPHDIAASIRPALTQLYVLYFRLAGQSDLTGPQMTILTRLDEHGPARISQIAQAEGIRMPTASNALHQLEQRGMIERIRDEEDRRGVKVRLTEFGHSELKRVGEERTAHLARMLESLPAEKLAETARLAPVINDLAETYSDILKQQ from the coding sequence ATGACGTCGCAAACCCCTCATGACATAGCCGCCAGCATCCGACCCGCGCTCACCCAGCTGTACGTGTTGTATTTCCGGCTCGCCGGTCAATCGGACCTCACCGGCCCCCAGATGACCATCCTCACTCGCTTGGATGAGCACGGCCCGGCGCGCATCAGCCAGATCGCCCAGGCGGAGGGGATTCGCATGCCCACAGCGTCCAACGCGCTCCACCAGCTCGAGCAGCGCGGAATGATCGAGCGCATCCGCGACGAGGAAGACCGCCGCGGCGTCAAGGTGCGGCTCACCGAGTTCGGTCACTCGGAACTCAAGCGCGTCGGCGAGGAGCGCACCGCCCACCTCGCGCGGATGCTCGAGTCTCTGCCCGCCGAGAAGCTGGCGGAGACCGCGCGCCTCGCGCCGGTCATCAATGACTTAGCGGAAACCTACTCTGATATTCTTAAGCAGCAGTAG
- a CDS encoding universal stress protein, producing the protein MTKKSSTDDSPDHAADPIHVLVVWSPNEGGNEAIQVAAWLARTTPVEIRCVTTFLRPWPSPSISKLGDKYKRWFKKEASRLEKVVRSELSKEGLDSEQLNKRVSIFADGSNEAALLAEAAADYHADVILLGSNATAPKGRFLPSTTADTLLHSSPIPLGLAPRSPKLSKRGITRINYAHVSDEDPSKDLHRVALLARQWDVPLRIVALSPSGFGQAPISQSLELPSDLTLEWRENTLAILDRLSDSLHDEFPEVFVETEVASGSGWAGALDAVKWKKGDLLCLRSTPMRAIERVFVGSQAAEILPHVRVPVLMLQAAAS; encoded by the coding sequence ATGACGAAAAAGAGTTCCACTGACGATTCCCCCGACCATGCGGCGGACCCCATCCACGTCCTCGTCGTGTGGTCCCCCAACGAGGGCGGCAATGAGGCGATCCAGGTTGCGGCGTGGCTCGCCCGCACCACCCCGGTGGAAATCCGCTGCGTAACCACCTTCCTGCGGCCGTGGCCCTCGCCGTCAATCTCCAAGCTGGGAGACAAGTACAAGCGCTGGTTCAAGAAGGAAGCGTCCCGGCTCGAGAAGGTCGTGCGTAGCGAGCTGAGCAAGGAGGGCCTCGATTCCGAGCAGCTCAACAAGCGCGTCTCCATCTTCGCCGACGGATCCAACGAAGCGGCCCTGCTCGCCGAGGCCGCCGCCGACTACCACGCAGACGTGATCCTGCTCGGCTCCAACGCCACTGCCCCGAAGGGGCGATTCCTCCCCAGCACCACGGCCGACACGCTGCTGCACTCCTCCCCGATCCCGCTCGGTCTGGCCCCGCGCAGCCCCAAGCTGTCCAAGCGCGGCATCACCCGCATCAACTACGCCCACGTCAGCGACGAGGACCCCTCCAAGGATCTGCACCGCGTCGCCCTACTCGCGCGCCAGTGGGACGTGCCCTTGCGCATCGTCGCTCTGTCCCCCAGCGGGTTCGGCCAGGCCCCCATCAGCCAGTCCCTCGAGCTCCCGAGCGATCTCACCCTGGAGTGGCGCGAGAACACCCTCGCCATTCTGGATCGTCTCAGCGACTCACTCCACGATGAATTCCCCGAGGTCTTCGTCGAGACCGAGGTGGCGTCCGGTTCCGGGTGGGCTGGCGCGCTCGACGCCGTGAAGTGGAAGAAGGGCGACCTGCTGTGCCTGCGCTCCACGCCGATGCGCGCCATCGAGCGCGTATTCGTCGGCTCCCAGGCCGCGGAGATCCTCCCCCACGTGCGCGTTCCCGTGCTCATGCTCCAGGCCGCCGCCTCCTAA
- a CDS encoding SDR family oxidoreductase — MSSPVAVVTGASRGVGLAVTRLLIDGGYRVHAQYHRKPADFSHERLSWWQADLRAPLGDRAPALERVDALVHCAGVCTLGTCADTPRSEWEEHMAVNLHGPVELTAALLPALRTARGHVVYINSGAGKHANPNWGTYAASKFAARAWCDALRQEEKNISVTGIFPGRIATDMQKAIVKQEERVYDPTDFLAPETVARSVLHAIGTPKDGQIHEIVLRSR; from the coding sequence ATGTCCTCTCCCGTTGCAGTCGTGACCGGCGCCAGCCGCGGGGTTGGCCTCGCCGTCACGCGTTTGCTTATCGACGGCGGGTACCGCGTCCACGCCCAGTACCATAGGAAGCCCGCGGACTTCTCTCACGAGCGACTGTCGTGGTGGCAGGCCGACCTCCGCGCGCCGCTCGGCGACAGAGCCCCCGCCCTCGAGCGCGTCGACGCGCTCGTCCACTGCGCGGGCGTGTGCACGCTCGGGACCTGTGCCGACACCCCGCGAAGTGAGTGGGAGGAACACATGGCGGTCAACCTCCACGGCCCCGTCGAGCTCACCGCCGCGCTCCTGCCCGCGCTGCGCACGGCCCGCGGGCACGTCGTGTACATCAACTCCGGCGCCGGCAAGCACGCCAACCCCAATTGGGGGACCTACGCCGCGAGCAAGTTTGCCGCCCGCGCGTGGTGCGACGCGCTGCGCCAGGAGGAAAAGAACATCTCCGTGACCGGCATTTTCCCAGGTCGCATCGCTACCGACATGCAGAAAGCCATCGTCAAACAGGAGGAAAGGGTCTACGATCCCACGGACTTCCTCGCACCGGAGACGGTCGCCCGCAGCGTCCTTCACGCCATCGGCACCCCTAAAGATGGGCAAATCCACGAGATCGTCTTGCGCTCTCGCTAA